The Pseudomonas sp. G2-4 genome window below encodes:
- a CDS encoding queuosine precursor transporter — protein MAENLGAENSRYKLLGFENNKNLAVVMVIATGKVIKIKLDNLLKSEIVDDLSKAEVKTVYKKYYSGGGALTAYEINDRHERSWLIYVVLNLMLFAIYILTNVSAAKLVYIEYFDIVVTPGVFLYPLTFLVVDMLNEFYGFRLARKAILFAFASNAFILVLLSVSSWLPGLPGWKLDASYDDVILHVAAVLVASSVSFVFSEYANSYLLCKVKELTSSRYLFLRVFLSTFFAVIMDSFIFCFIAFYGKMQVSEILSIVYIQIIIKICFAFFNVLPAYGARALLGKYISGVRSS, from the coding sequence ATGGCTGAAAATCTGGGGGCAGAAAATAGCAGGTACAAATTGTTAGGTTTTGAAAATAATAAAAATCTTGCAGTTGTAATGGTGATTGCCACAGGTAAGGTGATCAAGATTAAACTTGATAATTTGCTGAAAAGCGAAATCGTAGATGATTTGAGTAAGGCAGAGGTCAAGACTGTATACAAGAAGTACTATTCGGGTGGGGGCGCGTTGACGGCCTATGAAATAAATGATCGTCATGAGCGGTCGTGGTTGATTTATGTTGTTTTAAACTTGATGTTGTTCGCGATTTATATATTGACTAACGTCTCTGCCGCAAAACTTGTTTATATAGAATATTTCGATATTGTTGTCACGCCTGGCGTCTTTCTGTATCCATTGACGTTTCTTGTGGTGGATATGTTGAACGAATTTTATGGGTTCAGGCTTGCCAGAAAAGCTATATTGTTTGCCTTCGCCAGTAACGCCTTCATTTTGGTGTTGTTAAGTGTCAGCAGTTGGCTTCCAGGGTTACCGGGTTGGAAACTGGATGCTTCTTATGATGACGTGATTTTGCATGTGGCAGCTGTGTTGGTGGCATCCTCCGTGTCGTTTGTTTTTTCTGAGTATGCAAATTCGTATTTGTTGTGCAAGGTAAAGGAGCTTACGAGTTCCAGATACCTGTTTTTACGAGTTTTCTTAAGCACTTTTTTTGCGGTGATCATGGATAGCTTTATTTTTTGCTTTATTGCATTTTATGGGAAGATGCAGGTGTCGGAAATTTTGAGTATCGTTTATATTCAGATAATCATAAAAATTTGTTTTGCGTTTTTTAATGTCTTGCCCGCGTATGGTGCCAGGGCATTGCTCGGAAAGTATATATCCGGTGTTCGATCGTCCTGA
- a CDS encoding alpha/beta hydrolase translates to MDKKLMDTIAWSGLTTSPSRHQTPSPSVEQNSIVIDGVSFTHAYAYVNGIRMHYLIGGNGENPVLLVHGFPGSWRNWEALMGLLVRAGFTPIVPEYRGAGETDISESGYDKKSMAHDLHALVTSLKIKQVDIVGHDMGLIIAYAYGALYPDETKHIILMDGFIPGIPGWEAAYNGTPETRTTSKWHFRFFGKTAITMIQGQEKTYLNMFFDDFVFPGNDTVPDDVRGDLIKDYSRTGRMEAAFKLYSAWIENDVNDNQTFASNKLAVPVLTIGGDHSRGKTLAEQVKYITTQPYSFILHRTGHWVLEEKPQATCQAILAFLRSKNDR, encoded by the coding sequence ATGGATAAAAAATTGATGGATACAATAGCGTGGTCGGGCCTTACCACCTCGCCGTCTCGGCACCAGACCCCATCGCCTTCTGTGGAACAAAACAGCATTGTCATTGACGGCGTGTCCTTCACACACGCCTACGCGTATGTGAACGGCATTCGTATGCACTATCTCATAGGCGGAAATGGCGAAAATCCAGTGTTGCTGGTGCATGGTTTTCCTGGAAGCTGGCGCAATTGGGAGGCATTGATGGGGCTATTGGTGCGTGCTGGTTTTACACCCATCGTCCCTGAATATCGCGGCGCTGGAGAAACTGACATCTCAGAAAGTGGCTACGACAAAAAAAGCATGGCGCATGATTTGCACGCGCTGGTCACCAGCCTGAAAATCAAGCAGGTCGACATTGTCGGACATGACATGGGGTTAATTATCGCTTACGCCTATGGGGCCCTTTATCCGGATGAAACCAAACATATCATCTTGATGGACGGATTCATTCCTGGCATCCCTGGATGGGAAGCGGCTTATAACGGAACCCCGGAGACCCGGACCACCAGCAAATGGCATTTTCGCTTCTTTGGCAAAACGGCTATCACCATGATCCAAGGTCAGGAAAAAACTTACCTGAACATGTTTTTTGACGACTTTGTATTCCCTGGCAACGATACAGTGCCGGACGATGTGCGCGGGGATTTGATTAAAGACTATTCCCGAACTGGACGCATGGAGGCGGCCTTCAAACTTTATTCAGCCTGGATAGAGAATGATGTAAACGACAATCAGACGTTCGCCAGCAACAAGTTGGCTGTTCCTGTGCTCACTATCGGTGGAGACCACTCGAGAGGAAAGACTTTAGCCGAGCAAGTCAAATACATCACTACACAACCGTACTCTTTTATATTACACAGGACCGGACATTGGGTCCTGGAAGAAAAACCACAAGCTACCTGCCAGGCGATCCTGGCTTTTTTGCGTAGTAAAAATGACCGCTGA
- the fabG gene encoding 3-oxoacyl-ACP reductase FabG → MTESVLVTGSSRGIGRAIALRLAQAGHDIVLHCRSGRAEAEAVQAQIQALGRNARVLQFDVSDRAACKAILEADVETHGAYYGVVLNAGLTRDGAFPALSEDDWDTVMRTNLDGFYNVLHPVMMPMIRRRAAGRIVCITSVSGLIGNRGQVNYSASKAGLIGAAKALAIELGKRKITVNCVAPGLIDTAMLDENVPVEELMKMIPAQRMGTPEEVAGAVNFLMSAEAGYITRQVLAVNGGLC, encoded by the coding sequence ATGACTGAATCCGTACTGGTCACCGGCTCCAGCCGTGGCATCGGCCGCGCCATCGCCCTGCGCCTGGCCCAGGCCGGACACGACATCGTGCTGCATTGCCGCAGCGGCCGCGCCGAGGCCGAAGCGGTCCAGGCTCAAATCCAGGCCCTGGGCCGCAACGCCCGGGTGTTGCAATTCGACGTGTCCGACCGCGCCGCCTGCAAAGCCATCCTCGAAGCCGATGTCGAAACCCACGGTGCCTATTACGGCGTGGTGCTCAATGCCGGCCTGACCCGCGATGGCGCCTTCCCGGCCCTGAGCGAGGACGACTGGGACACGGTGATGCGCACTAACCTCGACGGTTTCTACAACGTGCTGCACCCGGTCATGATGCCGATGATCCGTCGTCGCGCCGCCGGGCGGATTGTCTGCATCACCTCGGTCTCGGGGCTGATCGGCAACCGCGGCCAGGTCAACTATAGCGCGTCGAAGGCTGGCTTGATCGGCGCGGCCAAGGCGTTGGCAATCGAGTTGGGCAAGCGCAAGATCACCGTCAATTGCGTCGCGCCTGGCCTGATCGACACCGCCATGCTCGATGAAAACGTGCCCGTGGAAGAACTGATGAAAATGATCCCGGCCCAGCGCATGGGCACTCCAGAAGAGGTGGCTGGCGCGGTGAACTTCCTGATGTCCGCCGAAGCCGGCTACATCACCCGGCAAGTGCTGGCCGTCAACGGAGGCCTGTGCTGA
- the queC gene encoding 7-cyano-7-deazaguanine synthase QueC, with amino-acid sequence MTKKAVIVFSGGQDSTTCLIHALPLYDEIHCITFDYGQRHRGEIEVAKQLCKKLGVAAHKILDASLLNELAVSSLTRDNIPVPSIDGTASGLPNTFVPGRNILFLTLASIYAYQVGAQTIVTGVCETDFSGYPDCRDEFVKAINKAINLGMDYPLQIETPLMWLNKAESWALADYHQKLELIKQHTLTCYNGITGSGCGDCDACDLRAKGLKHYIENQTKIMSGLKTKLGL; translated from the coding sequence ATGACAAAAAAAGCTGTCATCGTTTTCAGCGGCGGCCAGGATTCAACCACCTGCCTGATTCATGCACTGCCGCTGTACGATGAAATCCACTGCATTACATTTGATTATGGGCAGCGCCATCGTGGAGAGATTGAGGTGGCGAAACAGCTTTGTAAAAAACTGGGGGTGGCGGCTCATAAGATATTAGACGCGTCGCTGCTTAATGAATTGGCCGTCAGCAGCTTGACCCGTGACAATATTCCTGTTCCATCGATTGACGGTACAGCAAGTGGGTTGCCAAATACCTTTGTACCAGGCCGTAACATTTTGTTTTTGACCTTGGCGTCTATTTACGCGTATCAAGTGGGCGCGCAAACGATTGTGACGGGTGTTTGTGAAACAGATTTTTCCGGCTATCCGGACTGCCGCGATGAATTTGTCAAGGCGATAAACAAAGCCATTAACCTCGGCATGGACTATCCATTACAGATCGAAACACCGTTGATGTGGCTCAATAAAGCTGAAAGCTGGGCACTGGCCGACTACCACCAAAAATTGGAACTTATCAAGCAACACACGTTGACGTGTTACAACGGCATAACAGGCAGCGGCTGCGGCGACTGCGACGCCTGTGACCTGCGGGCTAAAGGCCTGAAGCACTATATCGAGAACCAAACGAAAATCATGAGTGGCCTGAAGACAAAGCTAGGATTATAA
- a CDS encoding excinuclease: protein MSLKKIAVTAALLLSTLPAISQARDTALFLPFDKVVAEAIRTGKIDGSVKFYLAGNKPAGNVTVVSPGAVTNKKTNAFNKSDEVACEWVLQSALISLHQAAKNAGANAVTNIVSFYKSNERKDPTTYECHAGAIMAGVALKGDLAKVQ, encoded by the coding sequence ATGTCGTTGAAGAAAATCGCCGTAACCGCCGCTCTCTTGCTCAGCACCCTGCCAGCCATCAGCCAGGCTCGCGATACCGCGCTGTTCCTGCCGTTTGACAAAGTCGTCGCCGAAGCCATCCGCACCGGCAAAATCGACGGCAGCGTGAAGTTCTACCTGGCAGGCAACAAACCGGCTGGCAACGTCACCGTAGTCAGCCCAGGTGCCGTGACCAACAAGAAAACCAACGCCTTCAACAAGTCCGATGAAGTCGCCTGCGAATGGGTGCTGCAATCGGCACTGATCAGCTTGCACCAGGCCGCCAAGAACGCCGGCGCCAATGCCGTCACCAACATCGTCAGCTTCTACAAGAGCAACGAACGCAAGGACCCGACTACCTATGAATGCCACGCCGGCGCGATCATGGCGGGCGTTGCGTTGAAAGGGGATTTGGCGAAGGTGCAATAA
- a CDS encoding beta-ketoacyl-ACP synthase has translation MKRVVVTGMAGITSIGSDWDTIAANFAANRSGIRRMDEWDRFTELNTRLAGPIDDFQVPTHWTRKQLRSMGRVSRLAVGAAEQALADAGLLGDESIKDGRMGVSCGSSTGSTDEIKAFGNMLLNSVAEGLNANSYVRMMPHTTAANISIFFGLTGRLIPTSSACTSGSHGIGYAYEAIKFGRLPLMLAGGAEELCPTEAMVFDALYATSLKNDAPQTSPRPYDKDRDGLVIGEGAGMLVLEELEHALARGAHIHAEIVGFGSNADGQHATRPELSTMRRAMELALEDAGLEPAAIGYVNGHGTATEQGDIAETLATSSLFGEHMPISSQKSFLGHTLGACGALESWFSIEMLNRDLYVHTFNLDEIDPQCGKLDYLRNEFRPMSNEYVMNNNFAFGGVNTSLIFRRWH, from the coding sequence ATGAAGCGCGTCGTCGTCACCGGCATGGCCGGCATCACCTCCATCGGCAGCGACTGGGACACCATCGCCGCCAACTTCGCTGCCAACCGCAGCGGCATCCGGCGCATGGATGAGTGGGATCGCTTCACCGAATTGAACACGCGCCTGGCAGGGCCCATCGACGATTTCCAGGTCCCGACTCACTGGACGCGCAAGCAACTGCGCAGCATGGGCCGGGTCTCTCGTCTGGCGGTGGGCGCGGCGGAACAGGCTCTGGCCGACGCCGGCCTGCTGGGCGACGAGTCGATCAAGGACGGACGCATGGGCGTGTCCTGCGGTTCATCCACCGGCAGCACCGACGAGATCAAGGCCTTTGGCAACATGCTGCTCAACAGCGTGGCCGAAGGGCTGAACGCCAACTCCTATGTGCGGATGATGCCCCACACCACGGCGGCCAACATCAGCATCTTCTTCGGACTGACCGGGCGCCTGATTCCCACCTCCAGCGCCTGCACCAGCGGCAGCCATGGCATCGGCTATGCCTACGAGGCAATCAAGTTCGGGCGCCTGCCCCTGATGCTTGCCGGTGGCGCCGAAGAGCTGTGCCCGACCGAAGCGATGGTCTTCGACGCGCTCTACGCCACCAGCCTGAAAAACGACGCCCCGCAAACCAGCCCACGCCCCTATGACAAGGACCGCGATGGCCTGGTGATCGGTGAAGGCGCCGGCATGCTGGTACTCGAAGAACTGGAGCATGCCTTGGCCCGCGGCGCGCATATTCATGCCGAAATCGTCGGCTTTGGCAGCAACGCCGACGGCCAGCACGCCACCCGTCCCGAACTGAGCACCATGCGCCGGGCCATGGAACTGGCTTTGGAAGACGCCGGCCTCGAGCCTGCCGCCATCGGCTACGTCAACGGCCACGGCACCGCCACCGAACAAGGCGACATCGCCGAAACCCTGGCCACCAGCAGCCTGTTCGGCGAGCACATGCCCATCAGCTCGCAAAAGAGTTTTCTCGGCCATACTTTGGGCGCCTGTGGAGCTTTGGAATCCTGGTTCAGCATCGAAATGCTGAACCGCGACCTCTACGTGCACACGTTCAACCTCGACGAAATCGATCCCCAGTGCGGCAAGCTCGATTACCTGCGCAACGAGTTCAGGCCGATGAGCAATGAATACGTGATGAACAACAATTTCGCCTTTGGTGGGGTCAACACCTCGCTGATCTTCCGCCGCTGGCACTGA
- a CDS encoding beta-ketoacyl-[acyl-carrier-protein] synthase family protein — protein MTAYLNALGVICALGRNKHDVARNLFAGDCSGVRVEAGWVAERALPVASVAGDLAPIPDALATQRSRNNQLLLEAGLQIRPEIDRAILAYGRARIGIVLGTSTSGIDEASSGIAHYLREQRFPDGYDYQQQELSAPANFLSDWLDLSGPSYVISTACTSSARALMSARRLLDLGLCDAVLCGGVDSLCKLTLNGFSALEAVSDERCNPFSVNRSGINIGEAAVLFLMSKTPGDGARIALLGDGASSDAHHISAPEPSGRGARQAMEKALHCAGLEARQIDYLNLHGTATQHNDAMESQAVAGLFPAGVRCSSTKPMTGHTLGAAGALEAAFCWLALSAENPAQALPPHVWDGQADPALPPLDWVNAGTRLNPTSPRRLMSNSFAFGGNNVSLIIGDAP, from the coding sequence ATGACCGCCTATTTGAATGCCCTCGGCGTGATCTGCGCCCTCGGTCGCAACAAACATGACGTGGCGCGCAACCTGTTTGCCGGCGACTGCTCGGGCGTGCGGGTCGAAGCGGGTTGGGTGGCCGAGCGTGCCTTGCCGGTGGCCTCGGTGGCGGGTGACCTCGCCCCCATCCCCGATGCCCTGGCGACGCAACGCAGCCGCAATAATCAGCTGTTGCTGGAAGCCGGCTTGCAGATCCGCCCCGAGATCGACCGTGCCATCCTGGCCTACGGCCGCGCCCGGATCGGCATCGTGCTGGGCACCAGCACCTCGGGCATCGATGAAGCCAGCAGTGGCATTGCCCATTACCTGCGCGAGCAACGTTTCCCCGACGGCTACGACTACCAGCAACAGGAACTCAGCGCACCGGCCAACTTTCTGTCCGACTGGCTCGACCTGAGCGGCCCGTCCTATGTGATTTCCACCGCCTGCACCTCCAGCGCCCGCGCCTTGATGAGCGCCCGACGCCTGCTGGACCTGGGCCTGTGCGATGCCGTGCTCTGTGGTGGGGTAGACAGTCTGTGCAAGCTGACCCTCAATGGCTTTTCGGCCCTGGAAGCGGTATCGGACGAGCGCTGCAATCCGTTTTCAGTGAACCGCAGCGGCATCAATATCGGCGAAGCGGCTGTGCTGTTTCTCATGAGCAAGACGCCAGGTGACGGGGCTCGGATTGCCTTGCTGGGCGACGGCGCCAGTTCCGATGCCCACCATATTTCCGCGCCAGAGCCCAGTGGTCGTGGCGCTCGCCAAGCGATGGAAAAAGCCTTGCACTGCGCAGGCCTCGAGGCCCGCCAGATCGACTACCTGAACCTGCACGGCACCGCGACGCAACACAACGACGCCATGGAAAGCCAGGCCGTGGCCGGGCTGTTTCCGGCGGGAGTGCGCTGTTCGTCCACCAAGCCCATGACCGGCCATACACTCGGGGCAGCCGGGGCACTGGAAGCAGCGTTTTGCTGGCTGGCCTTAAGCGCGGAAAATCCCGCCCAGGCCCTGCCACCGCATGTCTGGGATGGCCAGGCCGACCCGGCACTGCCGCCGCTGGACTGGGTAAACGCCGGAACCCGCCTGAACCCGACATCGCCGCGCCGCCTGATGAGCAACTCGTTCGCCTTCGGCGGCAACAACGTCAGCCTGATTATCGGAGACGCCCCATGA
- a CDS encoding hotdog family protein, translating into MIDWPLAELLPHAGDMILIDRILDFDDEQIHTHATVKPGGLFNREDGGLPAWVGIELMAQSVAAFAGCHARRRGDAVELGFLLGTRKFECNVEFFPVGAELTIHGLRSLEDDNGMGVFECHIHAPGIHATARLNVFRPPNGAHYLHEPSATGTPP; encoded by the coding sequence ATGATTGACTGGCCACTCGCCGAACTGCTGCCCCATGCCGGCGACATGATTCTGATCGACCGGATCCTGGACTTCGATGACGAGCAGATCCATACCCACGCCACGGTCAAGCCTGGCGGCTTGTTCAACCGCGAGGACGGCGGGTTGCCCGCCTGGGTGGGCATCGAGCTGATGGCCCAGAGCGTTGCAGCGTTTGCCGGTTGCCATGCCCGCCGACGCGGCGACGCCGTCGAGCTGGGTTTTTTACTCGGCACCCGCAAGTTCGAATGCAACGTCGAATTTTTCCCCGTCGGCGCCGAGTTGACCATCCACGGTCTGCGCTCCCTGGAAGACGACAACGGCATGGGTGTGTTCGAATGCCACATCCACGCCCCTGGCATTCACGCCACCGCCCGACTGAACGTGTTCCGTCCGCCCAATGGCGCCCATTATCTTCATGAACCGTCCGCAACAGGAACCCCGCCATGA
- a CDS encoding DUF6543 domain-containing protein — protein sequence MLENNALPTASVLLINQLNASQQRMIRLNDAVPRPSKVAAQHLDYWFRKAFPAMSNRVAVKEILVCRRQEEVTPPSGRTADGPVFKQTVVDSVPLDTLFWRAVAGKVNAREFFIDLAHINIVTDQENVTDMPAALNSRDAKEEIKRLISLTPASYEQLLTGALDEFWDKPPAFSPDRNINDWLADEFGMQLKAQADLLRLDGTLSLPMHKTVTEHALSALDAASRAKMAESVRPGVYSLSVTPEGWWSSVPMPGAVVLTQHDNADNPGSAILYSPGNPLQVYASLDALKTRLMEDEDTAQDEVNTAPMAEDFLARLVTDLRTAQKTAVSEALLNGPGEGEEISAWMARVDAATNVRDRLDLAGAMDERALRLHQKKLDDWLRSNPNVTGNDRVAWWRAVQDLQITMVDTPPPLDPVTLATPEALQDRTRTLLAGFIKDRYTPVDPDQVSLSIRKQIIDPHAPTGESPFGSGVALGQVKAIFEDRRSLTEWAMSNLTPDERKAAHTTVEGPLSFAQIVEVIERANVGSRLPAALQLTAREHQAEWMSLKGKHMRAQAWAAHISGDFTHDKDNTGLNLVLAALGSPAPEGRSKVNGHEVVVRQIQWGDSVLKDILVFGVRTVASRPSLTLYTPGAPDGKVFRDVDAGSDRALESALVQTLTGTLEMTRWLISQLPLMEQADQLASLVPAAENLTLDEKIKKVTQPTFSWIRHRVQDDFALKVASPVVKGDLLKALHETQVTHALKTADTLTVTNAERDSAAAQEGRRNGVTLLAGAMAMFYAGRLGGVLGRAVLPVMAGGAAVSAIKDEGGSFSQWTSDFISGLGEVMAEAGQDLIMARATRRRDKTRPELSSLPRVPDPELGPFLLKGFDGKGLIPEGRDLYRDAGGQGYLKQGSDYCKTAIQAGERIIYAPNNRTHQLTVTWKNGRWQIEEPQRLRGGGNIQSLFSRTPETPQQKIYSALVEGVLVDHHWPSREVVNTAKKVIHSMPEELAERILHESMNDIDVRDIDTYRSRINQINKGLHGLAQHKKPHESLLYKFNVWQAVDYCTRDIDSQQVRGIQLTSAQKIKIFDMTLPLKKELFDSEGNFKMMMSSLPDNLTGALFITIIPEQGRKKAAMTKIQNDIHEVVEAAEKRVWADLGDLYSGEGPGVEAAKEKYKKNPDNFVEYKKKKLGAFRDEMKKRHKPGLLTEIRNNKIPYVIANKGKSQRKTFLVTGEDITNFTKNLPNYDTFDIEVVTQVPTKKVPGKSPTTSTAPVLAEASTAIDRFTVSLSTLAETQMSYDNFPEAARAKISEIMDDIRAGRATTKRINKYYWYDMAQLSPGSGRGAWRAAFERKGDTWVLQGFYDYHANKPATVWEG from the coding sequence ATGTTGGAAAACAACGCCTTACCCACCGCTAGCGTCCTGCTGATAAACCAATTAAATGCCTCGCAGCAGCGGATGATCCGCCTGAACGATGCTGTACCGCGCCCTTCGAAGGTGGCTGCGCAACACCTGGATTATTGGTTCAGAAAAGCCTTTCCCGCTATGTCGAACAGGGTGGCCGTCAAAGAAATACTCGTGTGCCGGCGGCAGGAAGAGGTTACCCCCCCTTCGGGGCGAACAGCCGATGGGCCAGTCTTTAAACAGACAGTGGTCGATTCAGTCCCCCTCGATACACTTTTCTGGCGCGCCGTAGCCGGCAAGGTAAATGCGCGCGAATTCTTCATCGATCTGGCCCACATCAACATCGTCACCGATCAGGAAAACGTCACGGATATGCCGGCAGCCTTGAATAGCCGTGACGCAAAGGAAGAAATCAAACGACTGATCAGCCTCACACCGGCGTCGTATGAACAACTGCTGACAGGGGCTCTGGATGAGTTCTGGGACAAGCCGCCTGCTTTCAGCCCCGACCGCAACATTAACGACTGGCTGGCTGATGAGTTTGGTATGCAACTCAAGGCACAAGCAGACCTCCTGCGACTGGACGGAACTCTGAGTCTGCCTATGCATAAGACGGTGACGGAACATGCTCTGTCGGCGCTGGATGCAGCGTCTCGGGCCAAGATGGCGGAAAGTGTCCGGCCTGGGGTTTATAGCCTGAGTGTCACCCCAGAAGGGTGGTGGTCCAGTGTGCCGATGCCGGGCGCGGTTGTGCTGACACAACATGACAATGCCGACAACCCGGGAAGCGCGATCCTCTACAGCCCGGGTAATCCGCTGCAAGTGTACGCAAGCCTGGACGCACTCAAGACCCGCCTGATGGAGGATGAGGATACCGCTCAGGATGAGGTGAATACCGCCCCAATGGCCGAGGACTTCCTCGCCCGCCTGGTCACGGACCTGCGAACGGCGCAGAAAACAGCCGTGAGCGAGGCGTTGCTGAACGGTCCGGGAGAAGGTGAAGAGATCAGCGCCTGGATGGCCAGGGTGGATGCCGCGACGAACGTCAGGGACAGGCTGGACCTGGCAGGTGCGATGGACGAGCGCGCGTTACGGCTGCATCAGAAAAAACTCGACGACTGGCTGCGCAGCAACCCGAACGTCACCGGCAATGATCGTGTGGCCTGGTGGAGGGCGGTGCAAGACCTGCAGATCACCATGGTGGATACGCCTCCACCGCTGGACCCGGTGACGCTGGCCACCCCTGAAGCGCTCCAGGACCGCACGCGCACATTGCTGGCTGGGTTCATCAAGGACAGATACACCCCGGTCGACCCGGACCAGGTGTCCCTGAGTATTCGCAAGCAGATCATCGACCCGCACGCCCCGACGGGCGAATCACCGTTTGGCTCCGGGGTCGCGCTGGGCCAAGTGAAAGCGATATTTGAAGACCGCCGCTCCCTGACGGAGTGGGCGATGTCCAACCTCACGCCGGACGAACGCAAGGCGGCTCACACGACCGTCGAGGGGCCGTTGAGCTTCGCGCAGATAGTAGAAGTCATCGAGCGGGCTAACGTGGGCTCCCGGCTCCCGGCCGCGTTGCAGCTCACCGCCCGGGAGCACCAGGCCGAATGGATGTCCCTGAAAGGGAAACACATGCGGGCGCAGGCGTGGGCTGCCCATATCTCCGGCGACTTTACCCACGACAAGGACAACACCGGACTGAATCTGGTGCTGGCAGCGCTGGGCAGTCCAGCACCCGAGGGGCGCAGCAAGGTCAACGGGCACGAGGTGGTGGTCCGACAGATTCAGTGGGGCGACAGCGTGTTGAAGGACATCCTGGTATTTGGGGTCAGGACAGTCGCCAGCCGGCCTTCACTGACGCTGTACACGCCGGGGGCGCCGGACGGCAAAGTCTTCAGGGACGTAGACGCCGGAAGTGATCGGGCGCTGGAATCAGCCTTGGTGCAGACGCTCACCGGCACACTGGAAATGACCCGCTGGCTGATTTCACAATTGCCACTGATGGAGCAGGCCGATCAACTTGCCAGCCTGGTGCCGGCGGCGGAAAACCTGACGCTCGACGAGAAGATCAAGAAAGTCACGCAACCCACCTTCTCGTGGATAAGGCATCGGGTTCAGGATGATTTCGCGTTGAAGGTCGCCTCCCCCGTGGTCAAGGGCGACCTACTCAAAGCGCTACATGAGACGCAGGTCACCCACGCGCTCAAGACGGCTGACACGCTGACGGTGACGAACGCCGAGCGCGACAGCGCAGCCGCCCAGGAGGGGCGCAGGAATGGTGTCACGTTGCTGGCGGGCGCGATGGCCATGTTCTACGCGGGCCGCCTCGGTGGGGTGCTCGGACGTGCGGTCCTGCCAGTGATGGCCGGGGGCGCCGCGGTGTCGGCCATAAAAGACGAGGGCGGCAGCTTCAGCCAGTGGACGAGTGATTTCATCAGCGGGCTGGGTGAGGTCATGGCAGAGGCCGGGCAGGACTTGATCATGGCCCGCGCCACACGACGCCGGGACAAGACCCGCCCGGAACTGTCTTCCCTGCCCCGCGTGCCTGACCCGGAACTGGGACCGTTCCTTCTGAAAGGCTTTGACGGCAAAGGGCTGATACCCGAGGGGCGTGACCTGTACAGGGACGCGGGCGGACAAGGCTATTTAAAGCAGGGCAGTGACTACTGCAAAACCGCGATACAAGCCGGCGAGCGGATTATCTATGCGCCGAACAACCGTACTCATCAACTGACGGTGACGTGGAAAAATGGCCGGTGGCAGATCGAAGAACCCCAACGGCTGCGCGGTGGCGGAAACATACAGAGTCTATTCAGTCGGACCCCGGAAACCCCGCAACAGAAAATCTATAGCGCATTGGTAGAGGGTGTTCTCGTCGACCACCACTGGCCTTCCCGGGAAGTGGTAAATACGGCCAAGAAGGTCATCCACTCAATGCCCGAGGAGCTGGCCGAGCGCATCTTGCACGAGAGCATGAATGACATCGACGTACGCGATATAGACACTTATCGCTCACGAATAAATCAGATAAACAAGGGACTCCACGGCCTCGCGCAACATAAAAAGCCCCATGAAAGCCTGCTGTACAAATTCAACGTATGGCAGGCCGTCGACTACTGCACCCGAGACATCGACTCACAGCAGGTAAGAGGGATCCAGCTGACGTCCGCTCAAAAAATAAAAATATTCGACATGACCTTGCCGCTCAAGAAGGAGCTTTTCGACAGCGAAGGCAACTTCAAGATGATGATGTCTTCCTTGCCAGACAACCTCACCGGTGCGTTATTCATCACCATCATCCCTGAACAGGGAAGAAAGAAAGCCGCCATGACTAAAATCCAGAATGACATTCACGAAGTGGTCGAAGCAGCGGAAAAGCGCGTCTGGGCCGACCTCGGCGACCTGTATTCAGGGGAAGGTCCCGGGGTGGAAGCAGCCAAGGAAAAATACAAAAAAAATCCTGACAACTTCGTGGAGTACAAAAAGAAAAAACTCGGCGCGTTCCGGGACGAGATGAAAAAAAGACACAAACCCGGGCTCCTGACGGAAATCCGCAACAACAAGATTCCTTATGTCATCGCCAACAAGGGCAAGTCGCAGCGCAAGACGTTTCTGGTTACCGGAGAGGACATTACCAACTTCACAAAAAATCTCCCGAACTACGACACGTTTGATATCGAAGTCGTGACCCAGGTCCCAACGAAGAAGGTCCCCGGCAAGTCACCTACCACCAGCACCGCGCCAGTGCTGGCAGAAGCATCAACCGCAATAGACAGGTTTACGGTGAGTCTCAGTACGCTGGCTGAAACACAGATGTCCTATGACAACTTCCCCGAAGCGGCCAGGGCCAAGATCAGCGAAATCATGGATGACATTCGCGCCGGCAGGGCCACGACAAAACGAATCAACAAATATTACTGGTACGACATGGCCCAGCTATCCCCTGGCAGCGGCAGAGGTGCATGGCGCGCGGCGTTTGAACGCAAGGGCGATACCTGGGTACTCCAGGGTTTTTATGATTACCACGCCAACAAACCTGCGACGGTCTGGGAAGGCTAA